A stretch of Ipomoea triloba cultivar NCNSP0323 chromosome 11, ASM357664v1 DNA encodes these proteins:
- the LOC115997419 gene encoding GEM-like protein 7, whose protein sequence is MNPLLDVRIPNCSVVSSFGKSQRRLLACHGAQCHALALSNEPSKIRFSSRADSVAHRMNKFAQGIREHVKLGNKITETVKGKLSLGKKILQVGGVSKIFKWNFNAKEGEELLKTCQCYLSTTSGPIAGLLFISTDKIAFCSERSIKLSSSSSNSSGKSLRVRYKVMIPLRKIKIAHESRNVKKPSQKYIQVVTEDKHEFWFMGFLNHQRTLKHLKEAIYQTQC, encoded by the exons ATGAATCCACTGTTAGATGTAAGAATTCCAAACTGCTCTGTAGTTTCCTCATTTGGGAAGTCACAGAGAAGGCTTCTGGCTTGCCATGGAGCCCAATGCCATGCCCTGGCTTTGTCAAATGAACCTTCAAAGATCAGATTCA GTAGTAGAGCAGATTCAGTGGCTCACAGGATGAATAAATTTGCACAAGGCATCCGAGAACATG TGAAATTAGGAAACAAGATTACTGAAACTGTAAAAGGGAAGCTGAGCCTTGGGAAGAAAATTCTCCAAGTAGGTGGAGTTAGCAAAATCTTCAAGTGGAATTTCAATGCTAAGGAAGGTGAAGAGCTTCTAAAGACTTGTCAGTGCTATCTATCAACAACATCTGGTCCCATTGCAGGCCTTCTCTTTATCTCCACTGACAAGATTGCTTTCTGTAGTGAGAGATCCATTaagctttcttcttcttcttctaattCAAGTGGGAAATCGCTAAGAGTTCGTTACAAGGTCATGATCCCACTTAGAAAGATAAAGATTGCCCACGAGAGCCGTAATGTGAAGAAACCATCACAGAAGTACATACAAGTAGTTACTGAGGACAAGCATGAGTTCTGGTTCATGGGATTTTTAAATCATCAAAGAACATTGAAACATCTTAAGGAGGCAATATATCAGACCCAGTGCTAG
- the LOC115997241 gene encoding GEM-like protein 6 — protein MNPLVQSYARTGKSHVDVGIPISSAICSFHNSQRTILHDGEGRRQVLTLSKETSKIRSITFGHKITETIKGKLRLGAKILQVGGVGKIFKRNFDVKDGEKLVKTSQCYLSTTAGPIAGLLFISTDKVAFCSERSIKLLSANGKSKIIRYKVTIPLRKVKSANESHNVKKPSQKYVQVVTEDKFEFWFMGLINHKRTLRFLQEAIISQNQCQHMLSQTGGRIL, from the exons ATGAATCCACTGGTGCAGAGCTATGCAAGAACCGGAAAGAGCCACGTCGACGTTGGAATTCCGATCAGCTCAGCAATATGCTCCTTTCACAACTCTCAGAGAACAATTTTGCATGATGGAGAAGGCCGACGCCAAGTCCTCACTTTATCCAAAGAAACTTCAAAAATTAGATCAA TAACATTTGGACACAAGATCACAGAAACTATAAAGGGAAAGTTGAGGCTGGGAGCCAAAATCCTTCAAGTAGGAGGAGTTGGCAAAATCTTCAAGAGGAATTTCGATGTTAAGGATGGTGAAAAGCTAGTGAAGACTAGCCAGTGCTATTTATCAACAACAGCTGGCCCCATAGCAGGCCTTCTGTTTATCTCCACTGATAAGGTGGCTTTCTGCAGTGAGAGATCCATTAAGCTCCTTTCTGCAAATGGGAAATCGAAAATAATTCGTTACAAAGTGACAATCCCACTCAGAAAAGTAAAGAGTGCCAATGAGAGTCACAATGTGAAGAAACCATCACAGAAGTATGTGCAGGTGGTTACAGAGGACAAGTTTGAGTTCTGGTTCATGGGCCTCATAAATCATAAAAGAACACTCAGATTTCTTCAGGAGGCAATAATCTCTCAGAATCAGTGTCAGCATATGCTGTCACAGACAGGTGGCAGAATTCTGTAA
- the LOC115995946 gene encoding GEM-like protein 4 — translation MKQNQMKSSLVPINYWPVLMNQSSRKWALPDSAATQCNPSPTSKQPKIRNGAMRLRPRITDTVKGKLILGAKLLQAGGIQKVFKKNFSTVRDGEKLLKASQCYLSTTSGPMHGLLFISTHKVSFLSERSIKIPSSTGKSSMRIHHKVSIPIVKIKRANESENLKNPSEKYIQIVTEDHFEFWFMWFQHHQRTLKYLQNVIIFEAQYQ, via the coding sequence ATGAAGCAAAATCAGATGAAATCAAGCCTGGTTCCTATCAACTACTGGCCAGTTTTAATGAATCAGAGCTCAAGAAAATGGGCACTTCCTGATTCTGCAGCCACCCAATGCAATCCGTCTCCCACTTCAAAACAACCAAAAATAAGAAATGGTGCTATGAGATTAAGGCCAAGAATAACAGACACTGTGAAGGGGAAGCTGATACTAGGGGCAAAGCTTCTCCAAGCCGGTGGCATCCAAAAGGTGTTCAAGAAGAACTTCAGTACTGTTAGAGACGGGGAAAAGCTTTTGAAGGCATCTCAATGTTATTTATCAACAACATCTGGTCCAATGCATGGCCTACTCTTTATTTCTACTCACAAAGTTTCCTTCCTTAGCGAGAGATCAATCAAAATCCCTTCTTCAACTGGAAAGTCGTCCATGAGAATTCATCATAAGGTATCAATCCCAATTGTCAAAATTAAGAGAGCAAATGAAAGTGAGAATTTGAAGAATCCATCAGAGAAGTACATACAAATAGTCACGGAAGACCATTTTGAGTTCTGGTTTATGTGGTTCCAACACCATCAAAGAACCTTGAAATATCTCCAGAATGTAATCATTTTTGAAGCTCAGTATCAGTAG